DNA sequence from the Parasphingorhabdus cellanae genome:
ATGGAACAGCTAGACAAAACCTTTGCCGAATTGGCCGAAAAATGGCCCAAAATTGACTTTATCGTGCACGCAATCGGTTTCACCAACAAAGAAGCCCTGCGCGGAAAATATTTTGACGTGACACTCGATGATTTTCTGATGACGATGAATATCAGCGTCTATAGCTTCACCGCTGTCGCGAAACGCGCGGCAGCGATGATGAACCCGGGCGGGTCGATGCTGACCCTTTCTTATTATGGCGCAGAAAAGGTCATCCCGCATTACAATGTTATGGGCGTTGCCAAGGCTGCGCTGGAAACTTCGGTCAAATATCTCGCCAATGATGTCGGTCCCGACGGCATCCGGGTCAACGCGATTTCCGCCGGTCCGATCAAGACGCTAGCAGCGTCGGGTATCGGAGATTTCCGCTACATTTTGAAATGGAATGAATATAATGCGCCGCTGCGCCGCAACGTAACCATTGACGACGTTGGGTCTTCCGCGCTCTATTTTCTATCTGATTTGTCCTCCGGCGTCTCGGGTGAGACGCATCATGTGGACGCAGGCTATCATACGATTGGTATGAAACAGGAAGATGCGCCTGATATCGCATTGGATTGATCGTCATGAGGGTTTGGCTCGGCTTATTTACAGCGGCATCGCTTTTGGCGGGCACGGGTGCGAATGCATTAGGCTCTACTGATGCCAAAGGCAATCAAGGTGAGACTTTTGAACTTTGCGGACTTACTGCCAAGAATATCGTCGCCTTGCGAAAAATTGCCGAGACCAGTCCTGGCATACTGAAACTCAGTGACTTTGATGTTTATGCACATTTTATGACGGAAGACAGCGGGGTCCTGGTCTTTGCGACAAAGGTAAACAGCGCCTATCCCAGCGTTGCCTGTCGCTATTATACCGATCTCGAAGCAAAGCCTGAAAATTTGGTGGTGGACGTTCGCTGCGAAACCAGTCAGGA
Encoded proteins:
- the fabI gene encoding enoyl-ACP reductase FabI encodes the protein MNELMKGKRGLIMGLANNKSLAWGIAKQLSEAGAELAISYQGEVMAKRVKPLAAELGCDFLLDCDVSDMEQLDKTFAELAEKWPKIDFIVHAIGFTNKEALRGKYFDVTLDDFLMTMNISVYSFTAVAKRAAAMMNPGGSMLTLSYYGAEKVIPHYNVMGVAKAALETSVKYLANDVGPDGIRVNAISAGPIKTLAASGIGDFRYILKWNEYNAPLRRNVTIDDVGSSALYFLSDLSSGVSGETHHVDAGYHTIGMKQEDAPDIALD